A single window of Coleofasciculus sp. FACHB-T130 DNA harbors:
- the ctpB gene encoding carboxyl-terminal processing protease CtpB, which produces MNPSPKNFSLLHVALFGGAIATTAALSFFGSSVRAALQESPKSVVDEAWQIVNREYVDGTFNQVDWQAKRQQLLNKNYNSREDAYKAIREALETLGDPYTRFLDPKQYQALTSQTSGELSGVGLRLELNEKTQVLTVVEPIENSPAVRAGLQTGDKILTIDGKATKGMSVEAAANLIRGEVGTKVKLKLSRDGKGDFDVTLTRAQIEIAAVRQSVKQEGKLRVGYIRLNEFSAHSAEQMRRAIQSLNNDKVDAFVLDLRGNPGGLLHASVEIARMWMDKGAIVRTVDRKGDNEEFATNRTALTQLPLAVLVDGNSASASEILSGALKDNGRATIIGSQTFGKALVQSVHSLSDGSGLAVTIAHYYTPLGTDISHKGVTPDIKIDLNDDQRKRLGTNPSLVGTQQDPQYARAIAALENTRLAQPNKPQRTRPISVR; this is translated from the coding sequence CAGGAAAGTCCAAAATCAGTCGTCGATGAGGCATGGCAAATTGTCAACCGCGAGTATGTTGATGGCACCTTTAATCAGGTGGATTGGCAAGCAAAGCGGCAACAGCTGTTGAACAAAAACTATAATTCCCGTGAAGATGCCTATAAGGCGATTCGGGAAGCATTGGAAACCTTAGGCGATCCCTACACCCGCTTTTTAGATCCTAAACAGTACCAAGCCCTCACCAGTCAAACTTCCGGCGAACTTTCTGGCGTCGGCTTGCGCTTGGAACTGAACGAAAAGACTCAGGTTCTTACCGTCGTAGAACCCATTGAGAATTCCCCAGCAGTGAGAGCGGGACTTCAGACTGGGGACAAGATTTTGACAATTGATGGCAAAGCCACAAAAGGGATGAGTGTGGAAGCCGCCGCTAACCTGATTCGGGGTGAGGTGGGGACGAAAGTAAAGCTTAAGCTGTCACGAGACGGAAAAGGCGACTTTGATGTGACATTGACCAGAGCGCAGATTGAAATAGCAGCCGTCCGTCAGTCGGTCAAGCAGGAAGGCAAGTTGCGCGTTGGCTATATCCGTCTGAATGAATTTAGCGCTCACTCAGCAGAGCAGATGCGCCGCGCTATCCAATCCCTGAATAACGACAAAGTAGATGCTTTTGTATTGGATTTGCGGGGAAATCCGGGTGGATTATTGCACGCGAGTGTGGAAATTGCCCGGATGTGGATGGACAAAGGTGCTATCGTCCGTACCGTAGACCGCAAGGGAGACAACGAAGAATTTGCGACAAATCGCACGGCGCTGACACAGTTGCCTTTGGCTGTGCTGGTAGATGGCAACTCGGCAAGCGCCAGCGAGATTCTCTCAGGTGCGTTGAAGGATAATGGTCGAGCCACAATTATTGGCTCTCAAACCTTTGGCAAAGCGTTAGTGCAGTCGGTACATTCTCTCTCCGATGGTTCGGGTTTAGCGGTCACGATTGCCCACTACTACACGCCCCTAGGAACGGATATCAGCCACAAGGGGGTGACTCCGGATATCAAGATTGACCTGAACGACGATCAGCGAAAGCGTCTGGGGACGAATCCATCACTGGTGGGAACTCAGCAAGATCCCCAATATGCTCGCGCGATCGCAGCTTTGGAAAACACCCGCCTTGCCCAACCCAATAAACCTCAACGGACCCGACCGATTAGCGTCCGTTAA
- a CDS encoding four helix bundle protein, whose product MKDRVERFEDLIAWQKARILTKSIYQVTQQGDFAKDFGLSRQIQPAAVSIMSNIAEGFERGGRAEFHQFLSIAKSSCAELRSQLYVAFDIGYLKQTEFNQLLTQAQEVARITGGLRAAVEKQKYQQKRTED is encoded by the coding sequence GTGAAAGATAGAGTAGAGCGATTTGAAGATTTGATTGCTTGGCAAAAAGCTAGAATCCTTACAAAATCAATTTATCAAGTCACTCAACAGGGTGATTTTGCAAAAGACTTTGGGCTTTCTAGGCAAATTCAACCAGCAGCAGTCTCCATAATGTCTAATATTGCAGAAGGCTTCGAGCGAGGTGGTCGGGCAGAGTTTCATCAGTTTCTTTCTATCGCCAAATCTTCTTGTGCCGAACTTCGTTCTCAACTCTATGTCGCCTTTGATATTGGTTATCTCAAGCAGACTGAATTCAACCAGCTTTTAACACAGGCACAAGAAGTTGCTCGAATTACAGGCGGTCTTCGCGCTGCCGTTGAGAAACAAAAATACCAACAAAAAAGGACTGAGGATTGA